From the genome of Candidatus Nitrosocosmicus oleophilus, one region includes:
- a CDS encoding glycosyltransferase family 4 protein gives MNILYITQWFSSEGGGGEVVFMNVARGMAKKGHKVDVISHILSNTVDEQIHGLKIHRINPKLRNQLPSISDNFLFMIRSLIEGIRIIRKNKIDLIHSNNFISVIVGKTLSKIFNIPLVTTIHYVYYQTPELWDKWAKQEGVSIFSKILGPFLEKMTIKINADAVHTVSKATYDDVKKINKKSKVVIITNGLYPEKYLGYFSEEFKNYIVFIGRLVFYKNVNFLINAFTDVLEKIPDAKLIIIGDGPLKNELYELVTHNHLEKNIFFIGFNDGDKKFELLANSTALVQPSLAEGSSMVAIEAFALGKPVIMSNLKCSNELIVDGINGFTIPPDDQKQWTEKIIMLLTDKMQSKELGKNAQKRMIEKFNLNVLLNEFELLYKDILNDRKT, from the coding sequence ATGAATATTCTGTATATCACCCAGTGGTTTTCTTCAGAGGGTGGAGGAGGAGAGGTCGTTTTTATGAATGTTGCTAGAGGTATGGCTAAAAAAGGTCACAAGGTCGATGTAATTTCCCATATACTTAGTAATACTGTTGATGAACAAATCCATGGTTTAAAAATTCACAGAATTAATCCTAAACTTAGAAATCAATTACCTTCGATATCTGACAACTTTCTATTTATGATACGCAGTTTGATTGAAGGAATAAGGATCATTCGAAAAAACAAAATCGATTTAATTCATTCGAATAACTTTATTTCCGTAATTGTGGGTAAAACGTTATCTAAAATATTTAATATTCCGCTAGTTACTACAATTCATTACGTATATTATCAGACTCCCGAATTGTGGGATAAATGGGCTAAACAGGAAGGAGTATCAATATTCTCAAAAATTTTAGGCCCATTTTTAGAGAAAATGACGATAAAAATAAACGCCGATGCAGTTCATACGGTCAGTAAAGCTACATATGATGACGTTAAAAAAATAAATAAGAAGTCCAAGGTGGTAATAATAACCAACGGACTTTATCCAGAAAAATATTTGGGATATTTTTCTGAAGAATTTAAGAATTATATAGTCTTCATAGGAAGGCTTGTTTTCTACAAGAACGTGAATTTCTTAATCAATGCCTTTACTGATGTTTTGGAAAAAATCCCGGATGCGAAGCTAATAATAATAGGGGACGGCCCCCTAAAAAATGAACTATACGAACTAGTAACACATAATCATTTAGAAAAAAATATATTCTTTATAGGATTTAATGATGGAGATAAAAAATTTGAACTGTTGGCCAATTCAACAGCATTAGTTCAACCCAGCCTGGCAGAAGGATCCTCCATGGTTGCTATCGAGGCATTTGCATTGGGAAAACCTGTAATCATGTCTAATTTGAAATGTTCAAATGAATTAATTGTCGATGGAATAAATGGGTTTACTATACCACCAGATGATCAAAAACAGTGGACTGAAAAAATAATTATGCTGTTAACGGATAAAATGCAATCTAAAGAATTAGGGAAAAACGCTCAAAAACGGATGATTGAAAAATTCAATTTGAATGTACTTTTGAACGAATTTGAATTATTGTACAAAGATATTCTAAACGATAGAAAAACATAA
- a CDS encoding PQQ-dependent sugar dehydrogenase yields MKLILFLPLILFLVFFNSCLQYVSSEPILYDKNLKIETLYHGLEFPVSMSFLKDDDILVLEKNDGIVNRIINGQMLDDPVLQLDVDNSQERGLLGSVALTNSSGITSVYLYFTQLNGEESTNESNSEDDVLGNRIFKYDFINGKLVNPKLLFDLPYDSEPPYHVGGKMVIGPDDNLYVSIGDLLASRSLTQNFDNGTGVNGSGGIIRISLDDKPIKNIFENSTLHNYFAYGIRNSFGLDFDPLTGNLWDTENGPGYGDEINLVQPGFNSGWKKVQGLWEPSGEEAGDLFTNLTELVTFDQSNGYDYPKMTFLDTIGITAIKFMNSHNLGENYFGDMFVGDFNDGNIYRFKLNENRSIIESDSNMISHVGIMGKSYPVIYQDPFTTCFNYYRCTVDESVNVTSNNLERSLTISTPINVENLWSWIYGSEYGVIPGNKYTIETSMSQNKYSTDSHIVVQGFNETSKSWVPLIQCPDAKTGKMDMTKFQCDLTIPNNISKIQPAINAGWSSKEDKEATSKYDEIKLFDNYSGKYIDLMPNYSDASSPVFGRGFGHITDIQVGPDGAMYVLSINPDQIIDFDHSKENQGKYGVIYKITKK; encoded by the coding sequence ATGAAATTAATCCTTTTTCTACCATTAATTCTCTTTCTTGTATTTTTTAATTCTTGTCTACAATATGTATCTTCAGAGCCTATTCTATACGACAAAAATTTGAAAATTGAAACATTATACCATGGGTTGGAATTTCCTGTTTCAATGTCCTTCTTGAAAGATGATGACATATTAGTTTTAGAAAAAAACGATGGAATAGTAAACAGAATCATAAATGGACAAATGTTGGATGACCCTGTTTTACAACTTGATGTAGACAACTCGCAGGAAAGAGGGTTGCTAGGTTCAGTTGCGCTTACCAATTCTTCGGGGATAACAAGCGTCTATCTATATTTCACGCAGTTAAATGGTGAGGAAAGCACCAATGAATCCAATTCTGAAGACGATGTTTTAGGGAATAGAATTTTCAAATATGATTTTATAAATGGCAAATTAGTCAACCCAAAGCTACTATTTGATTTGCCATATGATTCTGAACCTCCATATCATGTTGGCGGTAAAATGGTTATAGGTCCTGATGATAATCTTTATGTATCTATAGGTGATCTTTTAGCATCCAGGTCCTTAACTCAAAATTTTGATAACGGTACAGGTGTCAATGGATCAGGTGGAATTATAAGGATCAGTTTAGATGACAAGCCGATTAAAAACATCTTTGAAAATTCCACGCTACATAATTATTTTGCATATGGAATTCGAAACAGTTTTGGTTTAGATTTCGATCCCTTAACCGGCAATCTTTGGGATACAGAAAATGGACCTGGATACGGGGATGAGATCAATTTAGTTCAACCTGGGTTCAACAGTGGATGGAAGAAAGTTCAGGGTTTGTGGGAGCCTTCAGGTGAAGAAGCCGGGGATCTATTTACAAACCTAACTGAATTAGTTACATTTGATCAATCCAATGGATATGACTATCCTAAAATGACTTTCTTGGATACAATAGGAATAACTGCTATCAAGTTTATGAATTCGCACAACTTGGGAGAAAATTATTTTGGTGATATGTTTGTTGGAGATTTTAATGATGGTAATATTTACCGTTTTAAACTGAATGAAAATAGGTCGATTATTGAAAGTGATTCAAATATGATAAGTCACGTCGGAATAATGGGAAAAAGCTATCCAGTAATTTATCAGGATCCATTTACAACCTGTTTTAATTACTATAGATGCACAGTTGATGAATCTGTCAATGTAACTAGCAATAATCTTGAAAGATCTTTGACTATATCTACACCAATTAACGTTGAAAATTTATGGTCATGGATTTATGGTTCGGAATATGGGGTTATTCCAGGGAATAAATATACGATTGAGACGTCCATGTCACAAAATAAATATTCTACAGATTCACACATTGTAGTCCAGGGTTTTAATGAAACGTCAAAATCATGGGTTCCGTTAATACAATGCCCCGATGCAAAAACGGGAAAGATGGATATGACTAAATTTCAGTGCGACCTGACAATCCCTAATAATATATCAAAAATCCAACCTGCTATTAATGCCGGATGGTCGTCTAAAGAAGATAAAGAAGCCACCAGTAAGTATGATGAAATTAAACTTTTCGATAACTATTCGGGTAAGTACATTGATCTGATGCCAAACTATAGTGATGCCTCTTCTCCGGTGTTTGGTAGAGGCTTTGGACATATTACGGATATCCAAGTGGGTCCTGATGGTGCTATGTATGTGCTATCTATAAATCCCGATCAGATCATTGACTTTGATCATTCAAAGGAGAATCAGGGGAAATATGGAGTAATTTATAAAATTACGAAAAAATGA
- a CDS encoding glycosyltransferase family 4 protein has protein sequence MRILWFNWRDIRNPEAGGAEVLTHEISSRLVKKGHDITLFTSSFQDCSESDVIDGVSVVRKGGKFSVYREAKKYYKIHKNKFDLIIDEINVKPFLTPKYVKELPIIGLIHQISPEQFTTELPFPIGIIGRYFLEKKWLSYYRDILTITVSNSTRISLEELGYNRVRVIKVGLSIKQLPEPLPKEDQITVTYIGRLKKHKLPDHAILAFKKILESFPESQMYVIGNGYMIKKLKQIDVKNITFFGHIDDKQKYELIARSHLVLMPATREGWGLVVIESNAMGTPVIAYKVPGLVDSVQNGINGLLVEKNTPDELASMAVSLLKDPIKLLTLSRSSLDYAKNFNWDNTVSEFEKIIMDG, from the coding sequence ATGCGCATCCTATGGTTTAACTGGAGAGATATTAGAAATCCTGAAGCTGGCGGTGCAGAGGTACTAACTCATGAGATTTCTAGTAGGTTGGTAAAAAAAGGTCACGACATAACACTCTTTACATCATCGTTTCAAGATTGCTCCGAATCGGATGTTATTGATGGTGTAAGTGTAGTCAGAAAGGGGGGAAAATTCTCTGTTTATAGGGAAGCAAAAAAATATTATAAAATCCATAAAAACAAATTTGACCTGATAATAGATGAGATAAATGTCAAGCCTTTCCTGACTCCAAAATATGTTAAAGAATTGCCAATAATTGGTCTAATTCATCAGATATCTCCTGAACAGTTTACCACCGAACTCCCATTTCCAATCGGCATCATCGGTAGATATTTTTTGGAAAAAAAATGGTTATCGTATTATCGTGATATCTTAACAATAACAGTGTCTAATTCTACACGTATTTCATTAGAAGAACTAGGTTATAATAGAGTCCGTGTAATTAAAGTAGGGTTAAGTATCAAACAACTGCCTGAGCCTTTACCAAAAGAAGATCAAATTACAGTTACCTATATTGGTAGGTTAAAAAAACATAAACTTCCAGATCATGCAATCTTGGCATTTAAAAAAATCCTGGAATCTTTTCCTGAAAGTCAGATGTATGTCATAGGGAATGGATATATGATAAAGAAACTAAAACAAATCGATGTTAAAAATATAACTTTTTTTGGTCATATTGATGATAAGCAAAAATATGAACTCATTGCACGTTCACATTTGGTACTGATGCCAGCAACTAGGGAAGGATGGGGATTGGTGGTGATCGAGTCAAATGCGATGGGCACCCCAGTTATTGCATATAAGGTGCCGGGGTTGGTGGATTCAGTTCAAAACGGTATAAATGGTCTCCTGGTAGAAAAAAATACTCCTGATGAACTGGCGAGTATGGCCGTTTCATTGTTAAAGGATCCAATCAAGTTATTAACATTAAGTCGATCTTCTTTGGATTATGCCAAGAATTTTAATTGGGATAATACAGTATCAGAATTTGAGAAGATTATTATGGATGGATAA